The proteins below come from a single Papaver somniferum cultivar HN1 chromosome 11, ASM357369v1, whole genome shotgun sequence genomic window:
- the LOC113323649 gene encoding flavonoid 3'-monooxygenase-like, with amino-acid sequence MDSSSSSLEILIPTFCVILIIYFIPKLRQILLLRRKKLPYPPGPKPWPVVGNLPHLGMAVHQSLAAMAKTYGPIIYLRLGSVDVVVAYSASIASQFLKTHDSNFSSRPPNSGAKYIAYNNQDFVFAPYGRRWRMFRKICAVHLFSGKALDEFQYVRQEEVAVLTKVLAQSSKNSKSNPVKLTDLLTVCITNALSRVLLGTRVCGDGEGFADEKSQDFKNMIAEIMVLAGVFNIGDFIPSLEWLDLQGIASKMKNIHQRFDAFLTKIIDDHNKINAASNEKGNGSKKSDFLSKLIGYKEEDVDGGEWKLTDTEIKALLLNLFTAGTDTSTSTVEWTLAELIRHPNILAQAQQELDSIVGKDRLVSESDLSRLPFLHAVTKEAFRLHPSTPLSLPRVSAEDCEIDGYFIPKNTTLLTNIWAIARDPSMWPDPLKFKPERFLPGNEKANVDIKGNDFEVIPFGAGRRICAGMSLGLRMVQFMTASLIHGFNWELSEGQVIENLNMDEAYGLGLSRASPLMVHPKPRLEAHVYSAIKF; translated from the exons atggattcttcttcttcttctttagagaTTTTGATACCAACTTTTTGCGTAATCCTAATTATTTACTTCATTCCAAAATTACGTCAAATTCTTCTTCTAAGACGCAAGAAACTTCCATATCCACCTGGTCCAAAACCATGGCCAGTTGTTGGAAACTTACCTCACTTAGGTATGGCAGTGCATCAAAGTCTAGCAGCTATGGCCAAAACATACGGTCCTATTATATATCTACGGTTAGGATCTGTTGATGTGGTTGTTGCATATTCAGCATCTATAGCTTcacaatttttgaaaacccatgaTTCCAATTTTTCAAGTAGACCACCAAATTCCGGGGCTAAATATATTGCGTATAACAATCAAGATTTTGTTTTTGCTCCGTATGGTCGTAGATGGCGTATGTTTAGAAAAATATGTGCTGTTCATTTGTTCTCCGGCAAAGCTCTTGATGAGTTTCAGTACGTTCGCCAG GAAGAAGTGGCTGTGTTGACAAAAGTATTGGCACAATCAAGCAAAAATAGCAAGAGCAATCCAGTGAAACTAACAGACTTGCTAACTGTATGCATAACGAATGCTTTATCTAGGGTTCTATTAGGGACAAGAGTatgtggagatggtgaaggtttTGCTGATGAAAAATCACAAGATTTCAAAAACATGATAGCTGAAATTATGGTATTGGCAGGTGTTTTTAATATTGGTGATTTTATACCTTCTTTAGAGTGGTTAGATTTACAAGGAATTGCATCTAAAATGAAGAATATACATCAAAGATTTGACGCATTTTTAACTAAAATAATTGATGATCATAATAAGATCAATGCCGCTTCTAATGAAAAAGGTAATGGGTCAAAAAAGTCAGATTTTCTGAGTAAATTGATTGGTTACAAAGAGGAGGATGTGGATGGTGGAGAATGGAAGCTAACTGACACTGAAATTAAGGCCCTTCTTTTG AATTTATTCACAGCAGGTACTGATACATCTACAAGTACAGTGGAGTGGACTTTAGCAGAGCTAATTCGTCACCCTAACATTCTAGCCCAAGCCCAGCAAGAATTGGATTCAATTGTAGGTAAAGACCGACTTGTATCTGAATCCGATCTTAGCCGACTACCGTTCCTACATGCCGTAACCAAAGAAGCGTTTCGTCTTCATCCATCTACGCCACTTTCCCTTCCACGGGTTTCAGCTGAAGATTGTGAAATTGATGGGTACTTCATTCCTAAAAACACCACTCTTCTTACTAATATATGGGCTATTGCTCGTGATCCGTCGATGTGGCCTGACCCACTGAAATTCAAACCCGAACGGTTCTTACCCGGTAATGAAAAGGCCAATGTTGATATCAAAGGAAATGATTTCGAAGTCATACCATTTGGAGCTGGACGGCGGATATGCGCCGGTATGAGTTTAGGATTAAGAATGGTGCAGTTTATGACTGCTAGTTTGATTCATGGTTTTAATTGGGAGTTATCAGAAGGTCAAGTGATTGAGAATTTGAACATGGATGAAGCTTATGGTCTTGGATTGTCAAGAGCTTCACCTTTAATGGTTCACCCTAAGCCAAGGTTGGAAGCTCACGTGTACAGTGCTATCAAATTTTAG
- the LOC113322287 gene encoding polycomb group protein FIE1-like, translating into MAKIPTPLPPPTKLGCEAAVGSLTLTSTKKRDYRVTSRIQEGQGPICAVVFNFVDSRYFNVFGTVGQNRVNVYQCLEGGVITVLQSYVDEDEEESFYTLSWACNIDGNPLLVAGGLKGIIRVIDAGSEKIHKSLVGHGDSINEIRTQALKPSLVVSASKDHSVRIWNVHTGVCILILAGAGGHRDEVLSVDFHPSDIYRIVSSGMDNTVKIWSIKEFWKYVEKSFTWTDLPSKFTTKYVQFPVFTMHTNYVDCTRWLGDFVLSKSVDNVIVLWEQGPGESTVDILQKYPVPECDRWFIKFSCDFHYNIIAIGNREGEIFAWELQSSPPVLIARLSHPQSKVEIRQTATSFDGSIILGCCEDGTIWRWDASQQQKLQ; encoded by the exons ATGGCGAAGATACcaacaccactaccaccaccaacaaAATTAGGTTGTGAAGCAGCAGTAGGTTCATTGACGCTAACTTCGACCAAAAAGAGAGATTACAGAGTTACCAGCAGAATTCAAGAGGGGCAAGGTCCAATATGTGCAGTCGTCTTTAATTTTGTGGATTCTCGTTACTTCAATGTTTTTGGCACCGTTGGTCAAAACCGG GTAAATGTTTACCAATGCCTTGAAGGAGGAGTAATTACTGTTCTACAGTCTTATGTTGATGAAGAT GAGGAAGAGTCATTCTATACTTTGAGTTGGGCTTGTAATATTGATGGGAATCCATTGTTAGTTGCTGGTGGACTCAAGGGTATTATACGTGTCATTGATGCTGGTAGTGAAAAAATACATAAG AGTTTAGTTGGTCATGGAGACTCCATAAACGAGATCAGGACGCAAGCATTGAAACCTTCACTTGTGGTGTCTGCTAGTAAA GATCACTCTGTACGGATTTGGAATGTACATACTGGGGTTTGCATTTTGATTTTGGCTGGAGCTGGCGGTCATCGTGACGAAGTTTTGAGTGTG GATTTCCATCCTTCGGACATATACCGTATTGTAAGTAGTGGCATGGATAACACCGTTAAGATATGGTCGATCAAAG AATTCTGGAAATATGTTGAGAAGTCATTTACATGGACAGACCTTCCGTCAAAGTTTACCACAAAGTATGTGCAATTCCCA GTATTTACCATGCATACCAATTATGTTGACTGCACTAGGTGGCTTGGTGATTTTGTCTTATCAAAG AGTGTTGACAACGTAATTGTCTTGTGGGAGCAAGGCCCTGGAGAG AGTACAGTTGACATTCTTCAAAAGTATCCTGTTCCGGAGTGTGATAGATGGTTTATCAAGTTTTCCTGTGACTTTCATTACAATATAATTGCAATAG GAAATAGGGAAGGGGAAATCTTCGCGTGGGAGCTCCAATCTAGCCCACCTGTTCTCATAGCCAG GTTATCTCATCCTCAAAGCAAGGTTGAAATTAGGCAAACTGCTACATCGTTCGATGGAAG CATCATTCTTGGCTGCTGTGAGGATGGAACGATATGGCGATGGGATGCAAGTCAGCAGCAAAAACTGCAGTAG